The following is a genomic window from Alphaproteobacteria bacterium.
TAAAGCAAAATAATTCTTTGTTTTGATAAAAAAAATTCTAACCCTACCGTAAAATAAGCTTCTATAATTTTTCTAATATAAGTCCGATCTGGCCAAAGAAAAAGATTTTTTGCTGTTTGCATTGTAATTGTACTTGCCCCATGTACTGTATCACTTTTTTTGTTATGAGCCCAAGCCTGTTTTAAGGCAGAAATATCAAATCCTATATGGTGACAAAAATTATTATCTTCCGAGGCAATAACTGCTTGAAAAACATAAGGTGATATTTGTCTTTCATCTACCCAATGTTTTTGGATACGGTTCCCGTCCATCCATTTTATGATCATGATAGGTGTAATTGGTGGGGGAATAATACGGTATCCTATTATTGCTATACAAGATAAGCTTATAAATCCAAATCCTATTAAAAATAGAATCTTATATATCTTTTGCTTCACGAAACCCATCTATTATGTTTTCTATATTAATCCCACGGGCCCTTAGAATAAGATGCCGCTAAAGTAGTATTACTATTAGCCATATCCATCAATTTTTTAATTCTATCTTCTGTATGGGGATGAGTGGAAAAAAGTGTTTTTAAGCTTTGTGCCTTTAAAGGGTTAATAATGAACATATGAGCCGTAGCTGGATGTGTATCAACAATCACATTTTGTGTCTTTTTTGAAAAATTATCTATTTTCTTTAAAGCTGATGCTAATTTCAAAGGATCTCCTGAAATAAGTGACCCCACCCTATCTGCTTCATATTCGCGCGATCTGCTAATAGCCATTTGTACTAACATAGCTGCTAAAGGAGCTAGTAATGCAACAAGCAAAGTCACAAAAACATTCGAATTTCTGTCTCTACCACCAAAAAAGAACGCCATATTAGCAAGCATACTAATAGCACCTGCTAATGTTGCTGTAATTGTCATCGTTAATGTATCACGATTTTTTATATGGGCCATTTCATGCGCTATTACTCCCGTAACTTCTTCTCTGGATAGTTCCTGGATCAAGCCTGTTGTAACTGCTATAGCAGCATGAACTGGATTACGCCCAGTTGCAAATGCATTAGGTTGCGGATTATGTATAAGATATAATTGTGGTATTGGTAAATTTGCTTGAACTGCCAATTGCTGGACCATGGTATAAAGCCAAGATAATTCATGCTGATCAATAGGTTGTGCCTTATATATTTTCAGCACCATCTGATCTGAATGCCAATAAGCTAAAAAATTCATAACCAAAGCCATTAAAAAAGCTAAAATCATCCCAGCTTGTCCACCAATTAAAAAACCTAGACCTACAAACAAACTGGTTAAAAGAGCCATTAAAAATGTAGTTTTAAAATAATTCAAAATTTACTCCTTTACTTGACATTTTAAACTTAAATTTATCTTATAGATAAGAAATTATTTTATTTTTTCAATTTGTATTAAGGTTGATGAATACTTACCGTTATTTTATTTACGTAATTCTAGTTATAGCTCTTGTAAGTTTTTCTTTTAAACTTCAAGCACAAACTGATTCTTTACCTTTACCGCGTTTTGCTTCTCTTGGTTCTGATAAAATCAATTTACGTACAGGCCCTGGCGTTAATTATCCTGTTGAATGGGTTTATGTTCGTCAAGATTTTCCTATAGAAATTATTGCAGAATTTGAAAATTGGCGGAAAATACGTGATCGCGAAGGTATCACAGGGTGGATTTTAAAGAATATGCTTCAAAATAAACGTACTGTTATCATTACAAATAAAGAAGAAATTATAAGAAATAAACCCAATAATGATGCAACAGCTATTGCCAAACTTGAACAAGGTGTTATTGCACGATTATTATCATGTCACCAATTATGGTGTAAAATAAATGTACAAAATTATGAAGGATGGATTAAACAAGAAAATTTTTGGGGTACCTACAGCGGTGAAGATTTTAATAATTAAATTTTTACCTAATTAATCTCCTGTTTGTAGGCGTGCAACCAATTGTTTAACTGTTGGAATGAACCCACCAGCATAAAATGGATCATCAGAAAAATGATAAGCATTGTGACCTGCAAACATTAATTGATGATCAATATCCGCAGAATGACTAATAGTTTGTAAAGTTTTTTGAATACAGAATGATCTTGGATCTGCCTTTTTTCCTGTTGTTCCTAAATCATTTTGTGACCAATTTGAAAAGAGACACGCGCTTAAACATCCCATACAATTAATTTGATCTTTTAATATTTCATTTGCTTTTTCTGGTGTTACAAAAATAAGAGTCGAATCTGGAGTACGTAAAGCTTCTGTATAACCCAGGCCTACCCAATTATCGGCTCTTAATTTATCTGCAGCTGTTAGATAAACTAAGCGTCCTCTTACCCCTACAGCAAAAGGCCATTGATGTTCCCCAATTTCTGTGCTGCTATAAGGTACTTGGCGATTAGCACGATCCTGTAATTCTTGAAGAAAAGAATTATGGACCGCTGAAGAATAAAAACCTGTTGGACTAAACTTATTTAATCGCACATCACCTTTTTTTAAATGTAAAAGTCTTTTTTTCCAAGCATCAGAGATAGGACTTTCAACTGTTAATAAAGGTCTCGTTCCAAATTGAAATGCAATAGGACCCAAATCAGGATTATCAATCCAATCAATCCATTCACGTAAATACCATACCCCTCCCGCCATAATAATTGGTGTTGTATGAAGATTACATTCTTCTTTCATAACGCGTCTTAATTCAACCACACGCGGATAAGGCTGTTGGGGTGATTTTGGATCTTCGCTATTTGATAATCCATTATGCCCCCCTGCAAGCCATGGATCTTCATAAACTACACCTCCCAACCATTCTTGAAATCGATGATAAGCCCTCTTCCATAAAGCTCTAAAAGCACGAGCCGAAGAAACAATTGGATAATAATAAACACCATATTTTGAGCAAATTTCAGCAATTTTATAAGGCATTCCTGCTCCACATGTTACTCCATGAATCAACCCTTTAGCTTCTTCTAAAACCCCATGTAAAATGTGCTCAGAAGCGGCCATTTCCCATAAAATATTCATGTGAATTCGACCATGCCCATTGGACGTTTCATAAGCAATCTTTGCTTGTTGAACCCCACCACGTATAGCAAAGGTAACAAGTTCATCATGTCTTTCACGTCTTGTTTTGCCGTAATAAATTTGGGGTATTAACTGACCTTGTTCATCATAAGAATCAGCATTTACGCCAGAAAAAGTACCAATCGCATTAGAATCTGCCCAGGCACCTGAACTTTCACCATTAGAAACAGAAATACCTTTTCCTCCTTCAATCAAAGGAAGAACTTCTTGTCCTGCAATAATAAGTGGTTTTAATGTTTTCACTTTTTTCTCTTAAATAAATTATCAGTATAACAAGAAGTTTAAAAAAATAATACCTTTAGAATTTTAATTTTTTAAAAAAATACCTGGGCAATCTGTAATTATTGTATCAACACCTAATTGGTACGCACGTTCTGCATCATCTGGTACATTAATGGTATAAACCACAAGTTTGTACCCCAATTTTTTAATAGAATCTGCCCAGTTTTTAGTTAAATATTTGTAATTACAATGAATACTGTAACAACTTAAATCCATAGCTTTTTGCATCCAATCATTTTGATAACGATCTATTAAATAACCCCGTGGAAAATAGGGGGATGTTTCTTTAGCTACTTCTAAACTTTGAAACGAAAAACTTGATAATAAAAGGGGTCTATTTCTAGGCCACATAATATTTAAAATCTTAATAATTTCTAAAGTTGTTTGATAATCTTCATCTTGATTAGGTTTAATTTCAATATTAGGAAAAATATTTTTAGTAATTAAAAATTGTAGTGTTTCTTCAAAAGTTGGTATTTTTTCTCTGGACCATTTTATATTAAACCAAGAACCTGCATCAAGTTTGAGAACATCGACAAGAGTAGTGTTTGAAACAAATCCTTGACCATTGGTAGTACGCTCAAGTGTATCATCATGCATAAGGATAGGTATATTATCTTGGGTTAATTTTACATCAAATTCAACCCAGGTAGCTTTTTGATCAATAGCTTCTTGCAATCCTGCAATCGTATTTTCAGGTGCAGTTAAAGCTGCACCTCTATGGCCAATAATTTTTGGTAATTGAAAATCCAAATTCTACTATGCTTCTAATTTTGCAAGATCTTGGCCGGTATTTTGATCGACAGCTTTCATACTAAGTTTAATTTTACCCCGGTCATCAACACCCAAAACTTTTACTTTCACAACGTCCCCGACAGATACAACATCGGCTGTTTGGCGAACTCTTTGAGAAGCTAGTTCACTAATATGAACTAACCCATCACGGCTTCCCATAAAATTAACAAAAGCACCAAAATCCATAATCTTCACAACTTTACCTGTATAAATGTTTCCAACTTCTGGTTCTGCGACAATACCTTTAATCCATTCTAATGCTGTATCTAAAGCCTGTCCTGTTGATGCTGCAACTTTAACTGTCCCACTATCATCAATATCTATTTTGACACCTGTCGATTCACAAATCTCTCTAATAACTTTACCTCCGGTACCAATAACCTCTCTAATTTTATCTTTAGGAATCGTCATAATATGAATGCGTGGGGCATTTTGGCTTACTTTTTCTCTTGAGTTTTTTAATGCTTTTGACATTTCATTCAAAATATTAAGTCGTCCCTGATGAGCTTGTTCCAAAGCTATTTTCATAATTTCAGGTGTTATAGACGTAATTTTAATATCCATTTGCAAAGAAGTAATACCCTGACTTGTCCCTGCAACCTTAAAATCCATATCACCTAAATGATCTTCATCACCTAATATGTCAGAAAGTACAGAAAATTTATCTCCTTCTTTAATTAATCCCATTGCAATTCCTGCAATAGGGCGGGGTAAAGGTACACCCGCATCCATTAATGCAAGAGATGCCCCACAAACTGTAGCCATTGATGAAGAACCATTTGATTCTGTTATTTCTGAAACAACACGAATTGTATAAGGAAAATTATCTTTAGTAGGCAATAAAGGATGAATAGCACGCCATGCCAATTTACCATGGCCTATTTCCCTTCGACCAGGAGAACCTAATCTTCCAACTTCATTAACAGAATAGGGAGGAAAATTATAATGCAACATAAACGATTCGCGATATTCACCTTCAAGAGCATCAATAATTTGCTCATCTTCGCCAGTTCCCAACGTTGCAACCACAAGAGCTTGTGTTTCACCCCGTGTAAAAAGAGCTGATCCATGAGCCCTTGGTAAAATGCCAACTTCGGATTCTATAGCACGAACTGTTTTAGTATCACGCCCATCAATACGTTTATTGGTTGCTAAAATATTATGTCGAACAATAGTACTTTCAAGTTCCTTAAAAACTGAAGCCGCAACCAAAAGTTCTTCTGGATTTTCAGATACAAGTTCTAAAGCTTTTTTGCGTATCCCATCAATTGCTGCATAACGTTCCGATTTTGCAATAATTGTATAAGCCTGCGAT
Proteins encoded in this region:
- the mtgA gene encoding monofunctional biosynthetic peptidoglycan transglycosylase, whose protein sequence is MKQKIYKILFLIGFGFISLSCIAIIGYRIIPPPITPIMIIKWMDGNRIQKHWVDERQISPYVFQAVIASEDNNFCHHIGFDISALKQAWAHNKKSDTVHGASTITMQTAKNLFLWPDRTYIRKIIEAYFTVGLEFFLSKQRIILLYLNIIEWGNGIYGIEMAAQNYFHKSAQYLNLHEASWLAAILPNPIYYANLPFDYLSDKIYMIEKRISSLFSNNQLSCYK
- the htpX gene encoding zinc metalloprotease HtpX, yielding MNYFKTTFLMALLTSLFVGLGFLIGGQAGMILAFLMALVMNFLAYWHSDQMVLKIYKAQPIDQHELSWLYTMVQQLAVQANLPIPQLYLIHNPQPNAFATGRNPVHAAIAVTTGLIQELSREEVTGVIAHEMAHIKNRDTLTMTITATLAGAISMLANMAFFFGGRDRNSNVFVTLLVALLAPLAAMLVQMAISRSREYEADRVGSLISGDPLKLASALKKIDNFSKKTQNVIVDTHPATAHMFIINPLKAQSLKTLFSTHPHTEDRIKKLMDMANSNTTLAASYSKGPWD
- a CDS encoding SH3 domain-containing protein, producing MNTYRYFIYVILVIALVSFSFKLQAQTDSLPLPRFASLGSDKINLRTGPGVNYPVEWVYVRQDFPIEIIAEFENWRKIRDREGITGWILKNMLQNKRTVIITNKEEIIRNKPNNDATAIAKLEQGVIARLLSCHQLWCKINVQNYEGWIKQENFWGTYSGEDFNN
- a CDS encoding nitronate monooxygenase, translated to MKTLKPLIIAGQEVLPLIEGGKGISVSNGESSGAWADSNAIGTFSGVNADSYDEQGQLIPQIYYGKTRRERHDELVTFAIRGGVQQAKIAYETSNGHGRIHMNILWEMAASEHILHGVLEEAKGLIHGVTCGAGMPYKIAEICSKYGVYYYPIVSSARAFRALWKRAYHRFQEWLGGVVYEDPWLAGGHNGLSNSEDPKSPQQPYPRVVELRRVMKEECNLHTTPIIMAGGVWYLREWIDWIDNPDLGPIAFQFGTRPLLTVESPISDAWKKRLLHLKKGDVRLNKFSPTGFYSSAVHNSFLQELQDRANRQVPYSSTEIGEHQWPFAVGVRGRLVYLTAADKLRADNWVGLGYTEALRTPDSTLIFVTPEKANEILKDQINCMGCLSACLFSNWSQNDLGTTGKKADPRSFCIQKTLQTISHSADIDHQLMFAGHNAYHFSDDPFYAGGFIPTVKQLVARLQTGD
- a CDS encoding glycerophosphodiester phosphodiesterase codes for the protein MDFQLPKIIGHRGAALTAPENTIAGLQEAIDQKATWVEFDVKLTQDNIPILMHDDTLERTTNGQGFVSNTTLVDVLKLDAGSWFNIKWSREKIPTFEETLQFLITKNIFPNIEIKPNQDEDYQTTLEIIKILNIMWPRNRPLLLSSFSFQSLEVAKETSPYFPRGYLIDRYQNDWMQKAMDLSCYSIHCNYKYLTKNWADSIKKLGYKLVVYTINVPDDAERAYQLGVDTIITDCPGIFLKN
- the pnp gene encoding polyribonucleotide nucleotidyltransferase, whose translation is MFKTYRREIDWGGRKLVLETGKIARQADGAVLVTYGETQVLCTVSAARNVNPEQDFFPLTVHYQEKTFAVGKIPGGFFKREGRPSEREVLVSRLIDRPIRPLFMPAFRNETQVICTVLSHDLKNESDIPSIIGASAALTLSGIPFLGPIGAAKIGYKDGQYILNPTIDQEESMTLDLVVAGTQEGVLMVESEAHELSEEIMLGAVLFGHKKFQEVINLIIDLAEECAKEPWTLPEEPASIQIVAEKFKKNFESELSQAYTIIAKSERYAAIDGIRKKALELVSENPEELLVAASVFKELESTIVRHNILATNKRIDGRDTKTVRAIESEVGILPRAHGSALFTRGETQALVVATLGTGEDEQIIDALEGEYRESFMLHYNFPPYSVNEVGRLGSPGRREIGHGKLAWRAIHPLLPTKDNFPYTIRVVSEITESNGSSSMATVCGASLALMDAGVPLPRPIAGIAMGLIKEGDKFSVLSDILGDEDHLGDMDFKVAGTSQGITSLQMDIKITSITPEIMKIALEQAHQGRLNILNEMSKALKNSREKVSQNAPRIHIMTIPKDKIREVIGTGGKVIREICESTGVKIDIDDSGTVKVAASTGQALDTALEWIKGIVAEPEVGNIYTGKVVKIMDFGAFVNFMGSRDGLVHISELASQRVRQTADVVSVGDVVKVKVLGVDDRGKIKLSMKAVDQNTGQDLAKLEA